From the Lolium rigidum isolate FL_2022 chromosome 2, APGP_CSIRO_Lrig_0.1, whole genome shotgun sequence genome, one window contains:
- the LOC124688321 gene encoding uncharacterized protein At5g39865-like has translation MGCTGSRHALRGGVRKSFARSRSGPATVVHHTVALKSSTLGSLSLDRDEEMVKWRADSFPSAATKKTTPAPAPPQPQPARRHRQQAPVVAPAKTPAREPPEVINVWELMEGLDDTTKNADEVADGADEPREPSPEFDPDVISEFRKALGEVSPPRDELRDGALVKKREIQRFPGIVRARVSAFQQRIDAKLAKMARPPTPTPTPPPPPPPPPPPSPPRLPPPPDSERKVVLYLTSLRGIRKTFEDCWATRSILHGYGVRVDERDLSLHGGFKDELHASLGAAGRLPQVFVDGGHLGGADDVRRMHEAGELSKALEACEMAPSGGVGGKGVAAVEACSGCGGVRFVPCEECSGSCKVFLEELDSFRRCPECNENGLVRCPLCCL, from the coding sequence ATGGGCTGCACGGGGTCCAGGCACGCGCTGCGGGGCGGCGTCCGCAAGTCCTTCGCGCGGAGCCGCTCCGGCCCGGCCACGGTGGTGCACCACACCGTCGCGCTCAAGTCCTCCACCCTCGGCTCCCTCAGCCTCGACCGGGACGAGGAGATGGTCAAGTGGCGCGCCGACAGCTTCCCCAGCGCCGCCACCAAGAAGACCACGCCGGCCCCGGCGccaccgcagccgcagccggcgAGGCGGCACAGGCAGCAGGCGCCCGTCGTCGCGCCGGCCAAGACGCCGGCCCGCGAGCCCCCCGAGGTGATCAATGTGTGGGAGCTCATGGAGGGCCTCGACGACACCACCAAGAACGCCGACGAGGTCGCCGATGGCGCGGACGAGCCGCGGGAGCCCTCGCCGGAGTTCGACCCGGACGTCATCTCGGAGTTCCGGAAGGCGCTCGGCGAGGTTTCCCCGCCTCGGGACGAACTTCGCGACGGGGCCCTGGTCAAGAAGCGCGAGATACAGCGGTTCCCGGGCATCGTGCGCGCGCGGGTCAGCGCGTTCCAGCAGAGGATCGACGCGAAGCTCGCCAAGATGGCCCGCCCTCCCACTCCAACTCCCAcacccccgcccccgcccccgcccccgcccccgccctcgccgccgcggcTGCCTCCCCCACCGGACAGCGAGCGCAAGGTGGTGCTGTACCTCACCAGCCTGCGCGGCATCCGCAAGACGTTCGAGGACTGCTGGGCCACGCGGTCCATCCTGCACGGCTACGGCGTGCGCGTCGACGAGCGCGACCTGTCGCTGCACGGCGGGTTCAAGGACGAGCTGCACGCGTCGCTCGGCGCGGCGGGGAGGCTGCCGCAGGTGTTCGTCGACGGCGGGCACCTCGGCGGCGCCGACGACGTCCGCCGCATGCACGAGGCCGGCGAGCTGTCCAAGGCGCTGGAGGCCTGCGAGATGGCGCCGTCGGGCGGAGTAGGCGGCAAAGGAGTCGCTGCCGTAGAGGCGTGCTCGGGGTGCGGCGGCGTCCGGTTCGTGCCCTGCGAGGAGTGCTCCGGCAGCTGCAAGGTGTTCCTGGAGGAGCTCGACAGCTTCCGGCGCTGCCCCGAGTGCAACGAGAACGGGCTCGTGCGCTGCCCTCTCTGCTGCTTGTGA